In one window of Lewinella sp. 4G2 DNA:
- a CDS encoding DUF4332 domain-containing protein, which translates to MIKSTYTKSKQQYKVSFELSAEEIGEKRDVRVLGNFNNWSWDGGLPLKAGKGKYTGSAMLPAGHYQFRYLADGNDWVNDDSADGYTDSGYGTTNCCFSLAPVEAKTAAKKPAAKKAAPAAKKAAPAKKTATKAAAKPAAKKAVAKPAAKKAAAPAKKAAPAKKTATKAAAKPAAKKVAAKPAAKKATAKKADDLKRIEGIGPKIAGLLNEAGIMTFAQLGKASDKKLADVLQAAGARFRLAKPGTWKEQAKLAAAGKEEQLKKLQDELKGGVRK; encoded by the coding sequence ATGATCAAGTCCACCTACACCAAATCAAAACAGCAGTACAAAGTCAGCTTCGAACTCTCCGCGGAGGAGATTGGCGAAAAGCGTGACGTACGCGTACTCGGCAACTTCAACAACTGGAGCTGGGACGGCGGCCTGCCGCTCAAAGCCGGCAAAGGCAAGTACACCGGTTCTGCCATGCTGCCCGCTGGCCACTACCAATTCCGCTACCTCGCCGACGGTAACGACTGGGTAAACGACGACAGCGCTGACGGCTACACCGATTCTGGCTACGGAACCACCAACTGCTGCTTCTCTCTCGCACCGGTAGAAGCCAAGACGGCTGCTAAAAAGCCTGCCGCAAAGAAAGCTGCTCCCGCTGCCAAGAAAGCCGCCCCTGCCAAGAAGACGGCTACTAAAGCTGCGGCCAAGCCAGCCGCAAAAAAGGCCGTAGCCAAGCCAGCCGCTAAGAAGGCCGCTGCCCCTGCCAAAAAAGCTGCCCCCGCTAAGAAGACGGCCACTAAAGCCGCCGCCAAGCCAGCAGCGAAGAAAGTTGCCGCAAAACCCGCCGCTAAGAAGGCTACCGCCAAGAAAGCAGACGACCTCAAGCGCATTGAAGGCATTGGCCCTAAGATCGCCGGTCTGTTGAACGAAGCTGGTATCATGACCTTCGCACAACTCGGTAAAGCTTCGGACAAGAAATTGGCCGACGTACTACAAGCCGCTGGCGCTCGCTTCCGCCTCGCCAAGCCAGGCACCTGGAAGGAGCAGGCCAAGCTGGCTGCTGCCGGTAAGGAAGAGCAACTGAAGAAGCTTCAGGATGAGCTCAAAGGTGGCGTCCGCAAATAA
- a CDS encoding CatA-like O-acetyltransferase codes for MKKITFKDDPHRQRHFDHFRKMASPHFGITAEVDISEFLQLVRESPTLRFTPALVYLITRAALEVPSFTWRIRGEEVVAHDTLRPSFAVPTKRSSVFSFCTVPYEDDPLAFHAAAIAEMERMKEDPSFEDEPGADDYLFLSTFPWATFTSVQHAMPGDGRDSVPRIVWGKYRKQVEEVDMPVAVQAHHALVDGRDLGEYYRVLQNLLKNCKKVFTASGNCSDS; via the coding sequence ATGAAAAAGATCACTTTCAAGGACGACCCGCACCGCCAGCGCCACTTTGATCACTTTCGCAAAATGGCCTCCCCCCACTTCGGGATAACGGCGGAAGTGGATATATCGGAGTTCCTGCAACTGGTGCGCGAGTCCCCTACCCTGCGCTTTACGCCCGCCCTGGTTTATCTGATCACACGGGCCGCATTGGAGGTACCCAGTTTTACCTGGCGAATCCGTGGAGAAGAAGTCGTTGCTCACGACACCCTACGTCCCAGCTTTGCGGTGCCGACAAAGCGGAGTTCCGTATTCAGTTTCTGCACGGTACCCTACGAAGATGATCCGCTGGCCTTCCACGCCGCCGCAATCGCGGAAATGGAACGGATGAAGGAGGACCCTTCCTTCGAGGATGAACCGGGGGCAGACGACTACCTCTTCTTATCGACCTTCCCTTGGGCCACTTTCACCTCCGTGCAACACGCCATGCCGGGCGATGGTCGGGATAGCGTGCCCCGGATCGTTTGGGGAAAGTACCGTAAACAGGTAGAGGAAGTAGACATGCCCGTTGCTGTACAAGCCCACCACGCACTCGTGGATGGCCGTGATTTGGGCGAATATTACCGGGTCCTGCAAAATTTATTGAAGAATTGTAAAAAAGTTTTCACGGCCAGTGGAAACTGTTCCGATTCGTAA